A window of Vulgatibacter sp. genomic DNA:
CGGCACCAGGATGAAGGACATCGAGCGGGCGGTGATCGCCAAGACCCTCGAGGCCTACCGCTGGAACAAGAACCGCACCGCCAAGATCCTCGGGATCAGCAGGCGCAGCCTCTACAACAAGCTCGAGCGCTACCGGATCGCCAGGGCGGACGGCAATACCTCGGTGCTCGAGGAGCTCTTCGACCGGCCGGCCAACACCGTGCGCCAGCCGGTGCAGCAGCGCGACGAGCCGCGGGACGATCTCCACGATCTGCCCCCGCCGCTCCCGCCGCGGATCGAGGCGGAGCGGTAGCGAGCGCAGGAAGACGAAGCGCCGCCGGATGGCCCCCGGCGGCGTTCTTCGTTCCTGTGCGCAGCGCCTGTCAGAAGTCCCGGCTCCAGACCAGGTCGGCGCCGCCGACGTTGGCGTCACCGTAGGTCATCTCGAGGGTCCAGCGGGGCGCGAGCTGGTATTCGAGGCGCACCTCGTTGAGGTTCTTCTCGTCCTCCTCGGGGCCGCTCGTGACTTCGAAGCGACGGGCGTAGCCGAGGTAGAGCCGGTCGGAGAGGTAGCTCCCCGCCTCCAGCCTGCTGCCGTCGACGAGGGTCTCGTCGTCGCCGGCCTGGAAGGAGATCACGTCGAGGGGAAGCTTCGCCGCGATCCCCTTCTTCAGCTGCGTGGTCAGCACCGCGCCCAGCGCCGAGGCAGCGCCACCGGCGCCGGCGGCTCCCGCTGCGCCCACCCTGCCCTGGAGACGCCCCGTGGCGAGGAGCTCGGCGATCTGCGCCTCGCTGTAGGGCGGGTTGGAGCGCAGGTTGGTGGTGGGCTTCTGGACCGTGCCGCCGACGGTGACCGTGACCAGCGCATGCTGCGATTCGTGGCGCACCACCACGTCGAGCCTGGGATCGCCGGGGGCCTCCGCGCCGGTGTAGTAGACGCGGCCCCTGGCGAACTCGAAGCGCCGGCTCATCACCATCACGTGCCCCTTCTCCACCGAGATGGTGCCGGCGAATTGTGGGCTCCCGTCGAGGACCACGATGGAGAGATCGGCGCCGGCGGTGAGCTGCACGTCGGTGCCCTCGATCCGGACGGGCCGCTCCGAGGCGATCGCCAGCGCGATCGGATAACCGCCGTCGTCGCGCCGGCGCACAGCCTTCACCCTTTTGTGAATCGCGCGGAGCGGCGCCATCCCGCCGCGCACGACGACGAAGTCCGGATGGGGATCGAGCGACTGCACCGCCTTGCTCGGCGTGTCGGCGAGCTCGATCGCCGCGCGCTCGATCGCCAGGCGGGCGTCGACACCCTCGAGGCCCGCGCTGCCGGTCACCTGCGCCCGCGCGTCGAGCCAGCCCCGGACGAGATCGTCGGTGGTGAGGGCGAAGCGCTTCGAGTCGAGCTGCAGATCGATCGCGTAGGGCTCGCCCGGCCCGCCACGGGTCGCGGCGCCGCTGGCGGTGATGGTCCCGCCTGCCTCGGCGCTCATCCGGCGGAGGCGGATCACCTCGGGCCGCAGCTCGACTTCGAGGGCGATCTCGCGGACGTCGCCGTAGCCGGTGTAGCCGAAGCGCCCGTCGCGCAGCGCGAGCGCGCCCTCGAACGTGGGAAGCGGGAGCTTGCCGACGACCTGCACCGTGCCGTCGAGCTTTCCTTCCGCCTGCCGCAGATCGGGCGAGAGCCCCTCGAGGAAGGCCAGGTCGAGGGCGGTGGCCTTGAAGGCGAGATCGAGCGGCGCCTCCGCCAGGGCGGCGAGGCTGCCGCCGGCGACGGCGGGGATCGCGAGATCGACGGGCCAGGCGCCGCGGAGCGACGCCTCCCCGCCGGAGGCGCCGCGCAATGCGACGGCTGCCCCGAGTTTGCGCCCTTCGTAGGAAGCGTCGAGGGCCACCTCGCCGAAGGCGACGCCGCCGAGGGCGAGATCCGCCACCTGCGCATCGAGATCGATCCGCGGCGCGCCGGTGGTCCCGGCGAGGCGGAGGGTGCCCTCCACGGTGCCGGCGGTCTCGCCCCGGAAGCCGAAGGCCCAGGCCGCCGCCGCCAGCTCCAGCGAGCGGGCAGCGACCTCGCCGCGGAGCGCCGTGTGCCGCAGCGCCTCGGGATCGCCGAGCTGCTCCAGCGCTGCGGCGACGCCGAGGGATCCCGCGAGGAAACGCTTGCCGAGGATCTTCGAATCGACGCGCAGCTCGGTGCCGCCATCCTGCGCCGCGAGCACGAGCGTTGCGTCGAGGGGGCCGACCTCGCCGTTCCAGGCGTCGACGAGCTGCAGCGTGGCGGTGCCGCGGGGCGCGCGGATCGATCCGGTGAGCGCCGCGTCGACGTCGACGCTGCCCCGCAGGGCCAGGGGATCGGCGCCACCAGCTGCTGCGAGCCGCGCGAGCTCCAGCCCCTTCGCCTGCACCCGGCCCTGCAGCGGCGCGGCGAGGAGGGCCTCGGGATGGCGGCGGAGCGCTGCTGGCGAGAGGGCGAAGGTGACGGCGCCTTCCACCGTGCCCGCCCCGCCTGCAGCGTCGGCCTCGATCCGAATCTCCTCGCCGAGGACGGCGCCGATCCGGGCTGCGGTGAGCTCGACCCCACGGGCGGCGAGCGCACTGCCCCGGATCTCCACCGTGCCCCGCGGATCGTCGAGGCTGCCCTCGAGCGACAGCTCGGCGGCGACGCTGCCGGCGAGGGCCTCGTCCAATGCCAGCAGCCTCACCAGCTCGGCGAGATCGAGGCCGGTGAGTCGGCCGTCTAAGCCGAAGCGGCCCCGGGGCGCGATCGGCCAGGCGGCGGTCGCCGTCGCCTCGAGCTGCGCGCCGCCGTGGCCGCCCCGCAGCTTCGCCTCGACCGTCTTTCCGTCGAGGAGGAGCCAGGTGTCGAGCGCGATCCCCTCCACGCCGCCGAGGGCGCCGTCCGCCAGGGCGAGCTGCACCTCGCCCTTCGGCCGCCCCACGGTTCCGCCGAGTTTCGCGCTGAGCGAGGCGGTGCCGGCGAGGCCGAGCTCCGCCGGCGCGAGCGCAGGGGGAAGCCGCCCGAGATCGACGCCGGCGGCCCGCAGATCGAGGGCGAGGGCGCCGCTGGCGCGGAGGCTGCCGCTGCCGTCGATCCGGGCGCCGTGATCGCTGCGCAGCGCGAGCCCCTCCACCGTGATGCCGTCGGCGAGCACCAGGCGGGCCGGCGATGCGAGGCTCCAGGCCGCACGGGGCCAGCGCAGGTCGAGGCGGCCCACCGCCAGCTCCTGCCAAGCCCGTCGCCCCTCCACGTCGAGGTCGGCGCGGATCCGCCCGGCGACGGTCCTGCCGTCCACGGTGCCGCGGAGCCGGGTGCCGCCGAGGTGGAGATCCGCGGTGACGGCGTCGATCCGGGTGGAGCCGAGCGCCGCCCGCTCGAGGCGCAGCGAGACCTTGCCGCTGGGCTTCGTCGGCGGGCCGGCGAGGTCGACGTCGCCGTCGAGGCCGACGAGGCGGCTTCCGGCGACGGTGAGATCGGGGGATCGGATCCGGGCGACAACCGCAGGCGCCGCGAAGGGCCCTTGCACCCTGCCGTCGATCCGGGCGGCGCCGGTGATCGCCGGCAGCGCGGGCAGCTCCGCGCCTGCACCTGCGGCGATGCGCTCCACCTCGCGGAGCAGCTGGCGGGCGTTGCGCGCGTCGAGATCGAAGCGGAGATCGGCCCGCTCCGCGCCGCTCCAGCCGCTGGCCTCGAGGCTGCCGCCGGCGAGGGTCGCGGAGAGGGAGCGGAACTCGAGGCGCTCCTCGCGGAAGCTGCCGGCGATCCGGATCGGCCCGGCGCGCCCCCCGCCGAGCTCCACCGCCGGCAGCTCGATGGTGCCGTCTGCCTGGTCGAGGCCGGCGCCCTCGAGGGCGAGGCCGAGATCGATCGCACCTGCAGGCGCGCGGGCGTCGAAGCCGTGGGGATCGAGGGCGGCGCCGCGCAGATCGAGGCGCCAGGTGCCGGCGACGGGCTGGAGCTCCGCGTCGATCCGCAGGTGGCGTGGCGCCGGTGGCGCATCGGGATCACCGGCAACGGGCCGATCGGACGCGGGCAAGGCATCTTTCGCGTCGGCTCGGGCGATAGCGTCGTCGGGCGGCGGCGCCGGCGCACCGGGCGCCTCCTGCACCACCTCGAGCTTCGTGGCCAGGGTGCCGCTCGCGAAGCGCGCGCTGCCTTCGAGGCGCAGCGGCACCGTCGGCGACCAGCCCGCCACCAGGCCCGGCACGTCGGCGGGCAGCAGGCGCATCTGCAGCGAGGGGATCTCCGCCGCGAGCGAATCGAGGGCGGCGTTGCCGTGGAAGGCGATGGTCGATCCGCCGATCCGCCCCTCGAGGCGCCGCACCTGCAGCGACCGGTAGCCGCCTCCGAGGGTGGCGCCGATCTCCACCGCGGCGGGCCCCTGGACCGGCGCGTGCAGCCGCGCCGTTAGCGAGCCATCGGCCCGGACGCCGTCCGCATCGACGCGGCCCCGCAGCTCGAGGGAGAGCCCGTCGAGATCGACCTGCGGCGGTGCGCCAACGGTGCGGACCACCAGCGCGCTCCGCTCGATCGCGATCCGGTCGACGAGGATCTCCCAGCCGCCGCCGCCTTCGTCACCCGCATCGCGAGCAGGCGGCGCTGGGTCGCGGGGCTGGAAGGCCCTGGCGATCCCGGGGAGCCCGCCGTCCGCAGGCGACTCCACCAGCACCCGCGCCTCCTCGAGGAGCGCGTCGTGGATCCGCACCCGCCCCTGGAGCAGCGCCGCCGTGATCGCCGGCGCCACGTAGAGCGAGCCCGCCTCCACCGCCGGCTCGGCCGCCCCGGGCGCCCAGATCCGCACGCCCTCGAGGCGGACGCCGTCGAGGCCCAGCGCTGCCCGCTCGAGGGCCACGCGCCCGGCGATCCGCGGGTTGACCTGCGCCACCACCCGCGCGGCGAGCCAGCGTTGGCCCCCGTCGGTGGAGAAGATCAGCGCCGCCGCCCCGAGGAGGAGCAACGGCACGCCCACGAGGAGGAGCGCCGCTCCGATCAGCAGCCGGCGCCGCATCAGAACGCCTCCCCGATCGAGAAGTGGATCGCGAAGGGATCCTCCTCGACGGCGACGTCGCTGCAGGCGCCGTCCTCCACGAGGCAGGGCAGGTTCTTCACCGCCAGCCAGCCCACGTCGAGGCGCACGGGACCGAACGGCGTCTTGTAGCGGATGCCGGCGCCGACGCCGACGTTGGGGCGCAGGAGCTCGCCGGCGTCGGTGAAGGCGTCGCGGGCCACGTTGCCCGCGTCGACGAAGAGCGCCATGCCGAGGTCGCCGACCAGCGGCACGCGGAGCTCCGCCGATCCCTCGAGGAGCGCGTCGCCGCCGATCGGCACCGTGTCCTGGGCAGCGCTCGTGCTCCGCGCCACCGGCGAGAGGCGCTGGTTGGCGAAGGCGCGCACCGAGTTCTGCCCGCCGGCGTAGAAGCGCTCCATGATCGGCGAGGACTCGCGGACGCCGGGCTCCAGCTCGTGCGGGAAGAGCAGACCGCCTTCGACCTTGAGCGCCAGCACCCAATCCCACGGCATCGGCTGGTACCAGCGCACCTCGCCCAGCACCCGATCGTAATTCGACTCGCTGCCGAGCCAGCTGCGCCCCTGCTGCACCGAGAGCGCCGTATACCAGCCGGAGGTGGTCTCGATCGGGTTGTCGCGGCGATCCCAGGCGAGGCGCTCCTCCACGTAGGCGAGCACACAATCGCCCTGCTCCAGCTGGCAATTGCCGCTCTCGCCGGAGCTCTCCACGCCCTCGTTCTGCTCCAGCCAGAAGCGCTGCACGTTGTAGCTCGGCGTGAAGGTGAGCGAGCGGTGCAGGCGGATCGGGAAACCGACGCGGCCCTTCACCGCGTCGAAGGTGTAGGCGAATTCGAGGTCGTGCTCGTATTCGAGGCGCAGGTTGGCGTCGAGGCGCCGGATCAGATCGGGCTGGGTGAAGTCGAGGGCGCTCTCACCCACCACGCCCTGCTCCACGATCTCCGCCGCCTCGCCGGTGAGGAGCGCGTAGCCGATCTCGTTCTCGAAGCGCAGCGTGCGCAGCCCGCCGAGGAAGTTGCGGTGCGCGTAGTCCCCGGTGGCGCGCATGGTCACGCCGCTGCCGTCGATGCCGGCGCCGACACCGGCCCGCACCGTCTGGAAGGGCGCCTCGCGCACCGCCACCATCACCGGCACGGTGCCGTTCTCGGGGTTGGTCGGCCCGCGGCTCACCCGCACCGCGCCGAAGACGCCCATCGAGAGGAGGTTCGCCTCCGCCTCGGCGAGGCGCGCGTCGGAATAGCGGCTCCCCTCGGGGATGTCGCGGCGCACCGACTCGAGGATCGTCTTGCGGGGGATCTCCACGCCGCCGGTGATCACCGTCCTGCCGAAGGCGAGGCGCTGCCCCGGCTCGACCTGCGCCACGGCGGCGGCCTTGCGGGCGTCGACGTCGACCTGCACCGATCCGGCGACCTCGACGTCGCCGTAGCCCTGGTCGCGGAGCCGCTGCGCGAGTTCCCTGCGGGTGGCGTCCCAGGCCGCCTCGGTGATCCGCGCGCCCTTACGCAGCGGCAGCGGCCTGGCGAGCACCGCCTGCCTCACCGGCTGCGGCAGATCCTCCAGCCCCTGGACCTCGACCCTCTCGACGAGGGAGGCGGGCCCCTCCTCCACCACGAAGGTGACGCGGGCCTCGCCGTCGCCGCGGCGCACCCGGCTCTTCACCCGCGCCTCGTAGAAGCCGTTGGCCTGGTAGTAGCGAAGGAGGCGGCGGCGATCCCCGGTCAGGGTGCCGGCGTCGTAGTAGCGGGGGTCGGCCCAGGGCCAGATCGGCGTCTCGCTCAGGGCGAGGCGCTCCTCGATCTCCGCGTCCGAGAGGGTCGCGTTCCCCTCGAACTCCATCTCTTCGAGCACCTCGCGGCCCGGCTCCACGTGGGCACAGCCGGCGAAGGCCCCCACGCAGAGAGCGACCAAGACGAGCTGTCGCAGACCGACGACCACGGACACCCGGCACTCCTACCACACCGCCCTGGCTGCCGCGCCCGGGAGAGCGCGGCGACAAGGAGACCGAGAAGTGCCGGAGATTATTCGACCGGTCGTGACCCGGCCCCTGCTGCACGCCGACGGCCCGCCAGGGGGGCAGGCCGGCGAGCAGCCGTTCAGGCGAGCGGGTCGTCGGGGTCGAAGATCACCTTGTTGCGGGGCGGCAGCCTGTCGCCGAGCAGCAGCGTGAGGTGCTCCCGCTCCCAGGCGATCGCCTTCCCGTAGTCGGGGTAGGCCCGCTCCAACCGGCGGAACTCCGGGGTGTGGGAGACGCGCCTGCCGCCGATCATCTTCGGGGGCTCGGCCTGGTGGAGCATCTCGTGGAAGACCACGAAGGCCACGAAGAATTCGGGGACCACCTCCCGGTCGAGCGAGGGGTGGATCTTGATCACCCGCGCGTCGTGGAAGTAGGTGCCCATCTTGATCGAGCGGCGCCTGCGGCCCGGCGCCTCGCGGCCCCAGCCGATCCGCGCGTCGATCCGCCCGCCGAACCAGCGGTGGTTGAGCTCGTCGAAGATCGCCTGGAGGTCGTGGACCGCGCCGATGGGATCGAGGCTGCGGACCTGCCGCTCGACCCGGCTACGCCGGACCAGATCCTCGTTCGCCCGCACGAAGGCGTCGATCACCGAGCCGGCGGATCGCTTCCCGCGGGCGGCGTAGTCGGCGAGGGCATCCACCACGACCGGCGGCGCCTCGAGGAACATCTGGTGGACCCGGAAGGCGACCTGCCCCCGCGTGCGCCGGAACGACACCATCGTCGAGGTGTTGTCGGTCACGGTGAGACGCACCCGCTCCGCGAGGAGGAGGGAGAGCCTGTCGGCGAGCTGCGAGGCGCCGTCGAGCAGCCGGAGGCGCTCTGCATCGAGCGCCTCCCTGGCAGCCGAGCGCGCGGCATTGCGTGCCGCGCCGCGCTCGGGCGCTGCCTGGATGGCTGCTGCAGAGGGCCGCCGGGCTCTCGTCGCGCGATTCGCGAGCGTTGGTGCTAGCTGACGACCGGTTGGAGAAGCCATGGACGCGGCGAATCGTAAGCGGATCGGTCGGAGCCGCTCAAGAGGCGCCGCTATCGATCCTTCGATCGGGCCCGCGGGAGGCTGTGGAGTAGCTCCGCACACGAGCTGGCAGCCTGGCCGTCGCCAGCCTGCCCGGTCGCTTCCAGGGCCTTGATCAGGCCGGGGACCGCGTTCGCCTCTTCGACGCCGCCCTGGAGGAGCCGGCGCCAGGAATCCCGGGCCCGGACCGGATCCC
This region includes:
- a CDS encoding translocation/assembly module TamB domain-containing protein, whose product is MRRRLLIGAALLLVGVPLLLLGAAALIFSTDGGQRWLAARVVAQVNPRIAGRVALERAALGLDGVRLEGVRIWAPGAAEPAVEAGSLYVAPAITAALLQGRVRIHDALLEEARVLVESPADGGLPGIARAFQPRDPAPPARDAGDEGGGGWEILVDRIAIERSALVVRTVGAPPQVDLDGLSLELRGRVDADGVRADGSLTARLHAPVQGPAAVEIGATLGGGYRSLQVRRLEGRIGGSTIAFHGNAALDSLAAEIPSLQMRLLPADVPGLVAGWSPTVPLRLEGSARFASGTLATKLEVVQEAPGAPAPPPDDAIARADAKDALPASDRPVAGDPDAPPAPRHLRIDAELQPVAGTWRLDLRGAALDPHGFDARAPAGAIDLGLALEGAGLDQADGTIELPAVELGGGRAGPIRIAGSFREERLEFRSLSATLAGGSLEASGWSGAERADLRFDLDARNARQLLREVERIAAGAGAELPALPAITGAARIDGRVQGPFAAPAVVARIRSPDLTVAGSRLVGLDGDVDLAGPPTKPSGKVSLRLERAALGSTRIDAVTADLHLGGTRLRGTVDGRTVAGRIRADLDVEGRRAWQELAVGRLDLRWPRAAWSLASPARLVLADGITVEGLALRSDHGARIDGSGSLRASGALALDLRAAGVDLGRLPPALAPAELGLAGTASLSAKLGGTVGRPKGEVQLALADGALGGVEGIALDTWLLLDGKTVEAKLRGGHGGAQLEATATAAWPIAPRGRFGLDGRLTGLDLAELVRLLALDEALAGSVAAELSLEGSLDDPRGTVEIRGSALAARGVELTAARIGAVLGEEIRIEADAAGGAGTVEGAVTFALSPAALRRHPEALLAAPLQGRVQAKGLELARLAAAGGADPLALRGSVDVDAALTGSIRAPRGTATLQLVDAWNGEVGPLDATLVLAAQDGGTELRVDSKILGKRFLAGSLGVAAALEQLGDPEALRHTALRGEVAARSLELAAAAWAFGFRGETAGTVEGTLRLAGTTGAPRIDLDAQVADLALGGVAFGEVALDASYEGRKLGAAVALRGASGGEASLRGAWPVDLAIPAVAGGSLAALAEAPLDLAFKATALDLAFLEGLSPDLRQAEGKLDGTVQVVGKLPLPTFEGALALRDGRFGYTGYGDVREIALEVELRPEVIRLRRMSAEAGGTITASGAATRGGPGEPYAIDLQLDSKRFALTTDDLVRGWLDARAQVTGSAGLEGVDARLAIERAAIELADTPSKAVQSLDPHPDFVVVRGGMAPLRAIHKRVKAVRRRDDGGYPIALAIASERPVRIEGTDVQLTAGADLSIVVLDGSPQFAGTISVEKGHVMVMSRRFEFARGRVYYTGAEAPGDPRLDVVVRHESQHALVTVTVGGTVQKPTTNLRSNPPYSEAQIAELLATGRLQGRVGAAGAAGAGGAASALGAVLTTQLKKGIAAKLPLDVISFQAGDDETLVDGSRLEAGSYLSDRLYLGYARRFEVTSGPEEDEKNLNEVRLEYQLAPRWTLEMTYGDANVGGADLVWSRDF
- a CDS encoding autotransporter assembly complex protein TamA: MSVVVGLRQLVLVALCVGAFAGCAHVEPGREVLEEMEFEGNATLSDAEIEERLALSETPIWPWADPRYYDAGTLTGDRRRLLRYYQANGFYEARVKSRVRRGDGEARVTFVVEEGPASLVERVEVQGLEDLPQPVRQAVLARPLPLRKGARITEAAWDATRRELAQRLRDQGYGDVEVAGSVQVDVDARKAAAVAQVEPGQRLAFGRTVITGGVEIPRKTILESVRRDIPEGSRYSDARLAEAEANLLSMGVFGAVRVSRGPTNPENGTVPVMVAVREAPFQTVRAGVGAGIDGSGVTMRATGDYAHRNFLGGLRTLRFENEIGYALLTGEAAEIVEQGVVGESALDFTQPDLIRRLDANLRLEYEHDLEFAYTFDAVKGRVGFPIRLHRSLTFTPSYNVQRFWLEQNEGVESSGESGNCQLEQGDCVLAYVEERLAWDRRDNPIETTSGWYTALSVQQGRSWLGSESNYDRVLGEVRWYQPMPWDWVLALKVEGGLLFPHELEPGVRESSPIMERFYAGGQNSVRAFANQRLSPVARSTSAAQDTVPIGGDALLEGSAELRVPLVGDLGMALFVDAGNVARDAFTDAGELLRPNVGVGAGIRYKTPFGPVRLDVGWLAVKNLPCLVEDGACSDVAVEEDPFAIHFSIGEAF